Proteins encoded within one genomic window of Setaria italica strain Yugu1 chromosome IV, Setaria_italica_v2.0, whole genome shotgun sequence:
- the LOC101776346 gene encoding nudix hydrolase 21, chloroplastic, which yields MAAVMVARQGRELQRYSDSTGGRIVVGCVPYRASGGAGGEVEVLVISSQKKGPAGGVLIPKGGWELDESMDEAARREAAEEAGVVGETGPALGRWCYRSRSYDATYEGFVLPLRVTAELDRWPEMGARRREWVSPAEAIARCHHAWMREALQRFADTVKASSAAAATVKAAAILGSAL from the coding sequence ATGGCGGCGGTGATGGTTGCGAGGCAGGGCCGTGAGCTGCAGCGCTACAGCGACAGCACGGGCGGTCGCATCGTGGTGGGGTGCGTCCCCTACCgagccagcggcggcgccggcggcgaggtggaggtgcTGGTGATCAGCTCGCAGAAGAAGGGCCCCGCGGGGGGCGTGCTGATCCCCAAGGGCGGGTGGGAGCTGGACGAATCCATGGACGAGGCGGCCCGGcgggaggccgcggaggaggccggcgtggtCGGGGAGACGGGCCCGGCCCTGGGCCGGTGGTGCTACCGCAGCCGCAGCTACGACGCGACGTACGAGGGGTTCGTACTCCCGCTCCGCGTCACGGCGGAGCTCGACCGGTGGCCCGAGATGGGCGCCCGCCGCAGGGAGTGGGTCTCCCCCGCCGAGGCCATCGCGCGGTGCCACCACGCCTGGATGCGCGAGGCGCTCCAGCGGTTCGCCGATACCGTCAaggcctcgtcggcggcggcggccacggtgaAGGCCGCGGCGATCCTCGGCTCCGCCCTGTAG